The genomic region CGGGTCGGTGTACGGAACCCCGGCGCTGCCCTCGGAGGTATGCCAATGGTCGAGCAGCATGGCCACCGTTTCGGCGTCGAGCGGCTGCGGTTCGATGCGGATCACGCGTCCAGTCCGCGAACCATGCTCCAGCGCCTCCAGCAGCACAGAGCCGGTCCGCCGCGGCTGGTGCGCCAGAGCGAGGACCAACGGCCCGGGCGCCAGGGTCCGGACCAGCCGTGCGGCGAGTTGCGCCGAGGCTTCGTCGCACAGGTGGATGTCGTCCAACAGCAGCATCCCCCCGCTGCTGTCTGCGGCCAAGTCCGCCATCCGGGCGCGGATCGCGCGGAAGACCGCTTCGTCGTCGGTCGTTGACTGGTCGGGGCCCGGCCAGTCACCTGTGGCTTCGCGGAACACTTGGTACGCAACGGTGCTCCCGCGTATGGCGTGGGCCCGGGCCACCTGAACTCCACGCTGCCGGGCCACCTCCGCCAGCATGTTCATCAAGCGCGTCTTGCCGATCCCTGGATCCCCGGCGATCTCCACCACACTGCCCCGCCCCGATCCCAGCTCCTCCAACACCCCGACGAGCCGGCGGGTCTCGGTATCCCGTCCGACCAGCGGACCTTCGGGCCCTTGCGAAGCTGCGACGAACATGCGTGGCTCTCCAAGCTTCGCCATGAGAAGTTGTGCTCCACGGCAGACAGATCTTGCCAGCTCACACGCATTCAGTCCGTAGACGTTCAGCGTTCCGGCGGGCCGGAGGCTGCGACGGTTGAAGTGTACTCGGCGCTCAGAAGTGGGAACACGGCGGCGCATCCCAGGTGAAGCGGTGGACGTGGATGCCGAAGTAAGGGAACGACTCCACCTCCCGTACGCCGGAGATCGTCCGGATGCGGTCGTTGATCACCGCGGACTACTCGTCCATCGCGCGGCACACGACTTCGGCGAACAGATCGAAGGAACCCGCCGTGGCCACGAGATGAATCACGCTGCCGATGTCGCCGAGGGCGTCCGTGATCTCCCGGAGACTGCGATCGACCTTGATGCCGAGCAGCGCCATGACGGGCAGGCCCAGGGCGAGCGGATCGGACACTGCGGCGATCTGCAGTACCCCGCTCGCCATCAGCCGCTGCACCCGGGTTCGGACCGCTGAGTAGTAGCCGGTTGCGCGGCCCAAGTGCCGCAGAGGGGTGAAGTCCTCCAGGACGCCGAACACGGTGCGCAGGATCGTCGTCGTTTCTGCTTTGCCGTGGTGTGGCTCGTGCGTCGCGGGGTCGCGGAAGATGACGTCCGGACCGAGCAGGTCAGGCAGCCGGTCCCAGTCGGACTGCTCGACGATGTGATGCCACTCGGTCAGCCCGGCCTGCGCCGCCGCGTGCGGGGGCTATGCCTGCTGGTTGATGAGGCCGGCGTAGTGGCCCAGGTTTCGCTCGATCTCGTCGAGGCCGATCTCGGCGATGGCTTTGCCGAGCTGTGGCACGCGGGCCTGGAAGCCGGGCCAGGTGACCGATTCGGCGAATTCGGCCCAGGACGCTCGCAGGTCGGCGACCGGCGGCAGGGTGGAGCGGTTGATCTGTGCCTTGGCACCCAGGACTGCCGGCTTGTCGAAGGACGCGATGCGTGCGGCCGTGGCGTTGACGAGGTCGTCCAGTTCGGCGTCGGGGACGGCCCTGGTCACCCATCCGTACTGCTCGGCGCGCTCGGCGTCGTAGTCCTGGCTGGTGAGGATCGCTTCCAGGGCGCGGTCTCGTCCCAGCAGCCGGGCCAGCCGGTCGCTGCCGCCACCGCCGGGGACGATGCCGATCGCGACCTCGGGCCGGCAGAAGAACGCCTTCTCGCGGCTGGCGTAGCGCAGGTCGAAGGCCAGGGTGATCTCGTCCCCGCCGCCCCGGGTGCGCCCGCGGATGGAGGCGATGCTGATGAACGGGGCGCTGGTCAGCCGGGTGACGAGGTCGACCCAGGTGGGTGTGCCGTCCGCGCCGGTCAACGCCAGAAGTTCGGGTACCTGTTGGAGGTCGGCGTGGTTGAAGAAGTATTCGGGTGTGCCGCTGTCGAAGATGACGGCCTGGACCCGCTCGTCCTGACTCAGTTCGTCGAGGACGTCGAGGAGCTGGACGACGGTGTCGGCGCCGACGACGTTCACCGGCGGGTTCGAGAAGGTCACTTTGCGGATCTTCGGTGCGACGGTCTGGATGGCGAACATGCTGTGCTGGGTCATGGCTGCTCCTGTACTGGAGTTGATGAGTTTCGTGAGGGGGGATCCGTGTTTGCCATGGATAGGGTGTGCGAAGTCCTCCAGGCGGGTTGGGTGGGAGGGGCGCGCCGACCTGAGTGCTCTGATGAGATCGACTCCTCCATGGGTGCATCCCCGGCTGCGTCGCGGTCTTCGAATACGGCCAGCGCGACGACGTTGGCGGCGGCGAGGACGGCCGACAGGTAGGCCGGGGCCGTCGTCGTGATGATGCAGCTGATGACCAGGGCGGACAGTGCGACCGGCCGTGACCAGTGCAGGTCGTCGAACAGGGTGGCTCCGTGCCAGGTCTGCGTGGCGATGTAGAGGGCCGGTCCGCCGAACAGCAGCAGGTTCGTGGCGATGCCGGCGTGCCCGGTCGGGTGGGCGATGACGCGTTCGTCGGCCACGGCGGCGGCGATCATCCCGGCGACGGAGATCATGAGGCTGATGACGCCGCTGCGTCCAGCCCGCATCGGGTCCTCGGCGCGCTGGTAGTGCCGTACGACGCGCTCGGAGCGGCTGAAGAACAGCCAGAACAACGCGACCGTGCCGGTGAGCGCCACAGTGCCGGTCAGAAGAGTCATCGGTCGGTACGGCGCCACGGTGAGCGCGGCGCCGGTGGTCAGGACCGTGTAGTGGTCGAATGCTCGGCCAGTGGGGTTGACCTGGTGTTTCGGTGCAGTCAGGATCAGTGTTCGTGGTCGTGTCGCTGGTCTACAGGGTGTTGGTGACCGTGGTGTCGTGGCTGGTGCTGCTGGCCCGGTCGCAGGCGTCGAAGGATTCGGAGATACTGGCGCTGCGTCATGAGGTGGCGGTGCTGCGCCGGACCAATCCGAGACCGCGTCTGTCCTGGCTGGATCGGGCCGTGCTCGCTGCGCTGGCCCGGGTCCTGCCGAAGCGGCTGCGTGAGCGTCGGATCGTTACGCCAGGCACGCTGCTGCG from Catenulispora sp. MAP5-51 harbors:
- a CDS encoding Lrp/AsnC family transcriptional regulator: MFGVLEDFTPLRHLGRATGYYSAVRTRVQRLMASGVLQIAAVSDPLALGLPVMALLGIKVDRSLREITDALGDIGSVIHLVATAGSFDLFAEVVCRAMDE
- a CDS encoding enoyl-CoA hydratase/isomerase family protein — protein: MTQHSMFAIQTVAPKIRKVTFSNPPVNVVGADTVVQLLDVLDELSQDERVQAVIFDSGTPEYFFNHADLQQVPELLALTGADGTPTWVDLVTRLTSAPFISIASIRGRTRGGGDEITLAFDLRYASREKAFFCRPEVAIGIVPGGGGSDRLARLLGRDRALEAILTSQDYDAERAEQYGWVTRAVPDAELDDLVNATAARIASFDKPAVLGAKAQINRSTLPPVADLRASWAEFAESVTWPGFQARVPQLGKAIAEIGLDEIERNLGHYAGLINQQA
- a CDS encoding low temperature requirement protein A; the protein is MILTAPKHQVNPTGRAFDHYTVLTTGAALTVAPYRPMTLLTGTVALTGTVALFWLFFSRSERVVRHYQRAEDPMRAGRSGVISLMISVAGMIAAAVADERVIAHPTGHAGIATNLLLFGGPALYIATQTWHGATLFDDLHWSRPVALSALVISCIITTTAPAYLSAVLAAANVVALAVFEDRDAAGDAPMEESISSEHSGRRAPPTQPAWRTSHTLSMANTDPPSRNSSTPVQEQP